A portion of the Lolium rigidum isolate FL_2022 chromosome 1, APGP_CSIRO_Lrig_0.1, whole genome shotgun sequence genome contains these proteins:
- the LOC124653649 gene encoding uncharacterized protein LOC124653649, with protein sequence MAPSSSHPSRKSPREKMASASSSSRIRRRQAQAQAEEAQGAGQDLLMSLPPEMLENILRRLPFDKLVRTCCLNPAWHRRWESIPNLNIWFSAGSNAVPDAHVLWRCAAPVCSFTARVRMPHFYRAARWLQALALKRVEKLVLKFDNPWFSRSAGVLGPALFACRELTHLELCGYCHLPRAPHGFGGFPNLVTLLLSHVAFPFSGGAAQLEHLISSAVDLTELSLNDVKTSHFDDGAPAQRCAIRAPKLRVLKLIMFFDNGCRLSEEFPLLEEAIISIDDLFWTPDYINTFRRIRNAKRLLIETDSIQINENPLQGISWKFQNLKAGHLSANFGKLPSIMSIFSLLRSAPHIEELHIEVEITKRDDENDEDFANGEIDDPDDAIDEDIIKAEISDDLFANLKHVSLDGIKCLPNDIWFMKFVLSKTRLLESFIVTFGYRQISKSYLDACTELAMCQKASPQAKLMVRLRDEPDSI encoded by the exons ATGGCACCCTCCTCCTCCCACCCGAGCCGCAAATCCCCAAGGGAGAAAATGGCAAGCGCGAGCTCCTCCTCCAGGATTCGCCGCCGGCAGGCGCAGGCGCAGGCGGAGGAGGCACAAGGAGCCGGGCAGGACCTCCTGATGTCGCTACCACCGGAGATGCTCGAGAACATCCTCCGTAGACTCCCCTTCGACAAGTTGGTCCGCACCTGCTGCCTCAACCCTGCCTGGCATCGCCGCTGGGAGTCCATCCCCAACCTCAACATCTGGTTCAGCGCGGGGTCCAACGCCGTCCCCGACGCCCACGTACTGTGGCGGTGCGCCGCCCCCGTCTGCAGCTTCACGGCCCGCGTCCGCATGCCTCACTTCTACCGCGCCGCCCGCTGGCTCCAAGCCCTGGCGCTCAAGCGTGTCGAGAAGCTGGTCCTCAAGTTCGACAACCCCTGGTTTTCCCGCTCGGCCGGCGTCCTGGGCCCCGCCCTTTTCGCCTGCCGTGAGCTCACCCACCTCGAGCTCTGTGGCTACTGCCACTTGCCGCGCGCCCCCCATGGCTTCGGAGGCTTCCCCAACCTCGTCACCCTGCTCCTCAGCCATGTGGCCTTCCCTTTCAGTGGCGGCGCGGCGCAGCTCGAACACCTCATCTCCTCCGCGGTGGACCTCACGGAGCTCTCCTTGAACGACGTCAAGACCAGCCACTTCGACGACGGTGCTCCCGCGCAAAGATGTGCCATCCGGGCGCCCAAACTGCGCGTGCTCAAGCTGATCATGTTCTTCGACAACGGATGCCGGCTTTCAGAGGAGTTTCCGTTGCTGGAGGAGGCTATCATCTCCATTGATGACCTATTCTGGACCCCGGACTACATCAACACTTTCCGACGGATCCGTAATGCAAAAAGACTTCTGATCGAGACCGACTCAATTCAG ATTAATGAAAATCCGCTGCAAGGGATTTCAtggaagtttcaaaacttgaaggCAGGACACCTGAGTGCAAACTTTGGCAAACTCCCTAGCATTATGTCGATATTTTCTTTACTGAGATCTGCCCCTCACATTGAAGAACTCCATATTGAg GTAGAAATAACTAAAAGGGATGATGAAAATGATGAAGACTTTGCAAATGGAGAGATAGATGATCCTGACGATGCCATTGATGAAGACATTATAAAGGCAGAGATAAGTGACGACTTGTTTGCTAATCTCAAACACGTCTCACTGGATGGTATCAAGTGCTTACCAAATGACATATGGTTTATGAAGTTTGTGCTATCCAAAACAAGATTGCTTGAATCATTTATTGTCACTTTCGGCTATCGACAAATAAGCAAGTCTTATCTAGATGCATGTACAGAGTTAGCAATGTGTCAAAAGGCGTCGCCCCAAGCTAAGCTCATGGTCAGGCTTAGAGACGAACCAGACTCAATCTGA